One genomic segment of Protaetiibacter intestinalis includes these proteins:
- the groES gene encoding co-chaperone GroES, with the protein MSVSIKPLEDRIVIKQVEAEQVTASGLVIPDTAKEKPQEGEVVAVGPGRIDDNGNRVPLDVAVGDKVLYSKYGGTEVKFGGEEFLVLSARDVLAVVVR; encoded by the coding sequence GTGTCGGTCTCCATCAAGCCGCTCGAGGATCGCATCGTCATCAAGCAGGTCGAGGCAGAGCAGGTCACCGCGTCGGGTCTGGTCATCCCGGACACCGCCAAGGAGAAGCCGCAGGAGGGCGAGGTCGTGGCCGTGGGCCCCGGTCGCATCGACGACAACGGCAACCGCGTTCCGCTCGACGTCGCCGTCGGCGACAAGGTGCTGTACTCCAAGTACGGCGGCACCGAGGTCAAGTTCGGTGGCGAGGAGTTCCTCGTGCTCTCGGCCCGCGACGTGCTCGCGGTCGTCGTGCGCTGA
- the rarD gene encoding EamA family transporter RarD, producing the protein MTRPAPAPSRVGGQGAGLAYAISAYGLWGFLPGFFLLLAPASPWEIVAFRILMSLGFCALLLTLTRGWRGFIGLSRQWRVLGMMALAGVLIYVNWQVFVLATLGGHVVEGALGYFINPIITVALGVVVLRERLRPLQWAAVGISVLAIVVIAVGYGAFPWIALALALSFGFYGFIKKRVGAQVDAVSGLTLETAWLTPVAIVQLLVTGATVGLTFGNAGPVHAALMIATGVITATPLLLFAAAARRLPLVALGLTQYLAPVLQFLTGVLLLHEPMPTGRWIGFGLVWLALVLLTVDMLRAARSGRRASLPTA; encoded by the coding sequence GTGACCCGCCCCGCACCCGCCCCCTCCCGCGTCGGAGGTCAGGGCGCCGGCCTCGCCTACGCGATCTCGGCCTACGGGCTCTGGGGGTTCCTCCCCGGCTTCTTCCTGCTGCTGGCCCCCGCGAGCCCCTGGGAGATCGTCGCCTTCCGCATCCTGATGTCGCTGGGCTTCTGCGCCCTGCTGCTCACCCTCACGCGCGGTTGGCGCGGCTTCATCGGGCTCTCGCGGCAGTGGCGGGTGCTCGGGATGATGGCGCTCGCGGGCGTGCTCATCTACGTCAACTGGCAGGTCTTCGTGCTCGCGACGCTCGGCGGGCACGTCGTCGAGGGCGCGCTCGGCTACTTCATCAACCCGATCATCACGGTCGCCCTCGGCGTCGTGGTGCTGCGCGAGCGGCTGCGTCCGCTGCAGTGGGCCGCCGTCGGCATCTCGGTGCTCGCGATCGTCGTGATCGCCGTCGGCTACGGCGCCTTCCCGTGGATCGCCCTCGCCCTCGCGCTGTCGTTCGGCTTCTACGGCTTCATCAAGAAGCGGGTCGGGGCCCAGGTGGATGCCGTGAGCGGGCTCACGCTCGAGACGGCCTGGCTCACCCCCGTCGCGATCGTGCAGCTGCTCGTGACGGGCGCGACCGTCGGCCTCACCTTCGGGAACGCGGGCCCCGTGCACGCCGCGCTCATGATCGCGACGGGCGTCATCACGGCCACCCCGCTGCTGCTGTTCGCGGCCGCCGCGCGCCGCCTGCCGCTCGTCGCGCTCGGCCTCACCCAGTACCTCGCGCCCGTGCTGCAGTTCCTCACCGGGGTGCTGCTGCTGCACGAGCCCATGCCGACGGGGCGCTGGATCGGCTTCGGCCTCGTCTGGCTCGCCCTCGTGCTGCTGACGGTCGACATGCTGCGCGCGGCGCGGTCCGGCCGCCGCGCCTCCCTCCCCACCGCCTGA
- a CDS encoding ABC transporter substrate-binding protein: MGAFSRATAATRSRKSKAILSGAALVSATALALSGCASTPEGDGGTTPAEDLTLKIGTVLPQTGSLAFLGPPEEAGVLLAVNEINEAAKSIKIDLTPGDSGDADNKAFETTVPKLQSAGVSAMIGAAASGVTKLFLDSNVSAGIITFSPANTSPDFTTWDDDGLYWRTAPSDLLQGEVLGNLIAEDGHKNIGIIYQNDAYGTGLFGVVKEVFESTGGTVVADASYNDGDASFDAQVATIAAANPDAIVLITFDQFATIAPLLVNAGQDASNFYLVDGNLKQWGDQVSVNLAGAKGTTPGPVLSDDFQERLNAAWTADGNSDLTDFSYAAESYDATVLLALAALASGSTDAADIAGKLREVSGGTGDGEKCTSFAACADIILGGGTADYDGYSGPITFDENGDPTEATIGIFQFGDDNMHTRIN, encoded by the coding sequence ATGGGTGCATTTTCCCGGGCCACCGCGGCCACTCGCTCTCGGAAGTCGAAGGCAATCCTCAGCGGGGCCGCGCTCGTCAGCGCCACTGCCCTCGCCCTGAGCGGCTGTGCCTCGACGCCCGAGGGAGACGGCGGGACCACGCCGGCTGAAGACCTCACGCTGAAGATCGGTACGGTTCTGCCGCAGACGGGCAGCCTCGCCTTCCTCGGCCCGCCCGAGGAAGCCGGTGTGCTGCTCGCGGTCAACGAGATCAACGAGGCGGCCAAGTCGATCAAGATCGACCTCACCCCGGGCGACTCCGGCGACGCCGACAACAAGGCGTTCGAGACCACCGTCCCGAAGCTCCAGAGCGCCGGCGTCTCGGCCATGATCGGTGCGGCGGCCTCCGGTGTCACCAAGCTCTTCCTCGACAGCAACGTGTCGGCCGGCATCATCACCTTCTCGCCCGCCAACACCTCGCCCGACTTCACCACCTGGGACGACGACGGCCTCTACTGGCGCACGGCTCCGAGCGACCTGCTCCAGGGCGAGGTCCTCGGCAACCTGATCGCCGAGGATGGCCACAAGAACATCGGCATCATCTACCAGAACGACGCCTACGGCACCGGCCTCTTCGGCGTCGTCAAGGAGGTCTTCGAGAGCACCGGCGGCACCGTCGTGGCGGACGCCTCCTACAACGACGGTGACGCTTCGTTCGACGCGCAGGTCGCCACCATCGCGGCGGCCAACCCCGACGCGATCGTGCTCATCACCTTCGACCAGTTCGCCACCATCGCCCCGCTCCTCGTGAACGCGGGCCAGGACGCCTCCAACTTCTACCTGGTGGACGGCAACCTGAAGCAGTGGGGTGACCAGGTCTCGGTGAACCTCGCCGGCGCGAAGGGCACGACGCCCGGACCGGTGCTGTCGGACGACTTCCAGGAGCGTCTCAACGCGGCCTGGACGGCGGACGGCAACTCCGACCTGACCGACTTCTCCTACGCGGCCGAGTCCTACGACGCCACGGTGCTCCTCGCTCTCGCGGCGCTCGCCTCGGGCTCGACCGACGCGGCGGACATCGCCGGCAAGCTGCGCGAGGTCTCGGGCGGCACCGGCGACGGAGAGAAGTGCACTTCGTTCGCGGCCTGCGCCGACATCATCCTCGGTGGTGGCACCGCGGACTACGACGGCTACTCGGGCCCCATCACCTTCGACGAGAACGGTGACCCGACCGAGGCCACGATCGGCATCTTCCAGTTCGGCGACGACAACATGCACACCCGCATCAACTGA
- the tsaB gene encoding tRNA (adenosine(37)-N6)-threonylcarbamoyltransferase complex dimerization subunit type 1 TsaB, producing MLLAIDTSTGTSVAVVSRRGTLAERASADTRGHAELIGGFIAEALAEAGVAPSELEGVAVGMGPGPFTGLRVGIAAARAFALGIGRPVLPVVSHDAVAYGRTERVLVVTDARRRELAWSRYAAPGSDGLPVRIEGPALVPVAEAETVTAVAGYVRIDAATIDAGLLGLLALARHDAGLEPGPAEPVYLRAPDVTLSTPKTVTP from the coding sequence GTGCTGCTGGCGATCGACACCTCGACGGGGACGAGCGTCGCCGTCGTGTCGCGGCGGGGCACCCTCGCCGAGCGCGCGAGCGCCGACACCCGCGGGCACGCCGAGCTGATCGGCGGCTTCATCGCCGAGGCGCTCGCGGAGGCGGGGGTCGCGCCCTCCGAGCTCGAGGGGGTCGCGGTCGGGATGGGTCCCGGGCCCTTCACGGGCCTGCGCGTCGGCATCGCCGCGGCGCGGGCCTTCGCGCTCGGCATCGGGCGACCGGTGCTGCCCGTCGTCTCGCACGACGCGGTCGCCTACGGCCGCACCGAGCGGGTGCTCGTGGTCACGGATGCGCGCCGCCGAGAGCTCGCCTGGTCGCGGTACGCGGCGCCCGGCTCCGACGGCCTGCCGGTGCGGATCGAGGGCCCGGCCCTCGTGCCGGTCGCGGAGGCCGAGACGGTGACCGCCGTCGCCGGTTACGTGCGGATCGACGCCGCCACGATCGACGCGGGCCTGCTCGGGCTGCTCGCCCTCGCGCGCCACGACGCGGGGCTCGAACCCGGCCCCGCCGAACCCGTCTACCTGCGCGCCCCCGACGTCACCCTCTCGACGCCCAAGACGGTGACCCCGTGA
- the tsaD gene encoding tRNA (adenosine(37)-N6)-threonylcarbamoyltransferase complex transferase subunit TsaD: MSWTLRPATASDLDAIDALEHAIFPTDAWSRETLAAELAGEHGHYLVAVDEADAVLGYAGLLAPRGGGQGDIQTIAVAASARRRGIGAALLDALLAEARGRDAEEVFLEVRADNPGAEALYASRGFERIAVRPDYYQPDGVDAIIMRARFVPFGRNEGADSTNSHESPGALVLGIETSCDETGIGIVRGTELLANVIASSMDEHARYGGVVPEIAARAHLEALEPTIHEALRVAGVELAELDAVAVTSGPGLAGALMVGVGAAKALALSLEKPLYAVNHLVGHVGADVLNHEPLVGDGELELPTIALLVSGGHTSLLYVRDLVSDVELLGETIDDAAGEAFDKVARLLGLPYPGGPEIDRVAASGDPTAIRFPRGLTASKDQERHRYDFSFSGLKTAVARHVEAARAAGEEVPVADVAASFREAVVDVLLTKALAACVELGVPRLLLGGGVIANRRLREVAIERCADAGVALRIPPLALCTDNGAMIAALAAQRIAAGYPPSELGFGADSTLPVTSIQV, encoded by the coding sequence GTGAGCTGGACGCTGCGCCCGGCCACGGCATCCGACCTCGACGCGATCGACGCGCTCGAGCACGCCATCTTCCCCACCGATGCCTGGTCGCGCGAGACGCTCGCCGCCGAGCTCGCGGGCGAGCACGGCCACTACCTCGTCGCCGTCGACGAGGCGGATGCCGTGCTCGGCTACGCGGGACTCCTCGCCCCCCGCGGCGGCGGCCAGGGCGACATCCAGACCATCGCGGTCGCCGCATCCGCGCGCCGCCGCGGCATCGGCGCCGCACTGCTCGACGCGCTGCTCGCGGAGGCGCGCGGCAGGGACGCCGAGGAGGTGTTCCTCGAGGTGCGCGCCGACAACCCCGGCGCCGAGGCGCTCTACGCGAGCCGCGGCTTCGAGCGCATCGCCGTCCGCCCCGACTACTACCAACCCGACGGCGTCGATGCCATCATCATGCGCGCGAGATTCGTGCCGTTCGGTCGGAATGAGGGCGCGGATTCGACCAACTCGCACGAATCTCCCGGCGCACTGGTGCTCGGGATCGAGACGAGCTGCGACGAGACGGGCATCGGCATCGTGCGCGGCACCGAGCTGCTCGCGAACGTCATCGCGAGCTCGATGGACGAGCACGCCCGCTACGGCGGCGTCGTGCCCGAGATCGCGGCACGCGCCCACCTCGAGGCGCTCGAGCCGACCATCCACGAGGCGCTGCGGGTGGCGGGCGTCGAGCTCGCCGAGCTGGATGCCGTGGCCGTCACGAGCGGGCCGGGTCTCGCGGGGGCGCTCATGGTGGGCGTCGGTGCGGCGAAGGCGCTCGCGCTGTCGCTCGAGAAGCCGCTCTACGCCGTCAACCACCTCGTCGGCCACGTGGGCGCGGATGTGCTGAACCACGAGCCGCTCGTCGGCGACGGCGAGCTCGAGCTGCCGACCATCGCGCTGCTCGTCTCGGGAGGCCACACCTCGCTGCTCTACGTGCGCGACCTCGTCTCGGATGTCGAGCTGCTCGGCGAGACGATCGACGACGCCGCCGGCGAGGCCTTCGACAAGGTCGCGCGACTGCTCGGCCTGCCGTATCCGGGCGGACCCGAGATCGACCGGGTGGCGGCATCCGGAGACCCCACCGCCATCCGCTTCCCCCGCGGGCTCACCGCGTCGAAGGACCAGGAACGGCACCGCTACGACTTCTCGTTCTCCGGCCTCAAGACGGCCGTCGCCCGGCACGTCGAGGCGGCCCGTGCCGCCGGCGAGGAGGTGCCGGTGGCGGATGTCGCGGCGAGCTTCCGCGAGGCGGTCGTCGACGTGCTGCTCACGAAGGCGCTCGCCGCCTGCGTCGAGCTCGGCGTGCCGCGGCTGCTGCTCGGCGGGGGCGTCATCGCGAACCGCCGGCTGCGCGAGGTCGCGATCGAGCGCTGCGCGGATGCCGGGGTCGCGCTGCGGATCCCGCCGCTCGCGCTGTGCACCGACAACGGCGCCATGATCGCCGCGCTCGCCGCGCAGCGCATCGCCGCCGGGTATCCGCCGTCGGAACTCGGCTTCGGCGCCGACTCGACCCTGCCGGTGACGAGCATCCAGGTCTGA
- a CDS encoding DUF4190 domain-containing protein, protein MSDTTTPTPAEPEPGEYVPPPAYTAPAPYVAPNPYLAPNPYTAPAAAPAHDPLATPVAPPPAAAAPAAAPPAPAPAPAYASAPAAPAYQPVPTTPAPYAPAPYTVGGVAYAYAPRTDPLALTSMILSLVGLLFWILGIPGVILGHIALSRIKRTGEGGKGMAIAGIAVGYAVIAFLLIYVAFFVIVFSSTYNSYSDYSGY, encoded by the coding sequence TTGTCAGACACCACCACCCCGACCCCCGCCGAACCGGAACCGGGGGAGTACGTGCCGCCTCCCGCCTACACCGCACCGGCCCCCTACGTGGCGCCCAACCCGTACCTCGCGCCGAACCCGTACACGGCGCCGGCTGCAGCTCCCGCCCACGATCCGTTGGCCACGCCCGTCGCGCCGCCGCCGGCGGCCGCAGCCCCGGCCGCCGCTCCGCCTGCCCCGGCTCCCGCGCCCGCCTACGCGAGCGCCCCGGCGGCCCCGGCCTACCAGCCGGTCCCGACGACGCCCGCGCCGTACGCACCGGCGCCCTACACCGTCGGGGGCGTCGCCTACGCCTACGCGCCGCGCACCGACCCCCTCGCGCTCACCTCGATGATCCTCTCGCTCGTGGGTCTGCTGTTCTGGATCCTCGGCATCCCGGGCGTCATCCTCGGGCACATCGCCCTCTCCCGCATCAAGCGCACGGGCGAGGGCGGCAAGGGCATGGCCATCGCGGGGATCGCGGTCGGCTACGCGGTGATCGCCTTCCTGCTGATCTACGTCGCCTTCTTCGTGATCGTGTTCTCGAGCACCTACAACTCCTACTCCGACTACAGCGGTTACTGA
- a CDS encoding ABC transporter substrate-binding protein, with product MPRALPPRTRRASLLAAAAASVLLAGCTAVAPMPTPTPTPTETVAPSGDGVLRIGTLFPTTGATAFLGSAQLAGVNAAIREINAAGGVLGAPVEIVSRDSGDASTETAEASFAAFVEKGVDVVIGPSSSVLAERLLPKAEEAGIPFISPAATYPSLTTADTAGLFSRTIPSYPHQGTLLGALLPEKGADAVALVTSGDELSATIQAPLEAALADNGGELAVAAEAGSASAVTAAVAKVTKAKPDAVVLATPDNGELTRALITALSAAGYGGAKLWLTSQNLADYSQSLPAGLLNGANGVLEGVQPDDAFIAKLKVEDPGLTDPRYAAEAYDATMIAALAATLAGDDGGPSIASRVVQATRDGIRCTSFGECIDVLSTEPDIAYEGIVGALRLDDAGDPTYASYGLYAYNAENKYGRTGTVSG from the coding sequence ATGCCGCGCGCGCTCCCGCCCCGCACCCGCCGAGCATCCCTGCTCGCCGCGGCCGCCGCATCCGTGCTGCTCGCGGGCTGCACCGCCGTCGCCCCCATGCCCACCCCCACCCCGACGCCGACCGAGACGGTCGCGCCGAGCGGCGACGGGGTGCTGCGCATCGGCACCCTCTTCCCGACGACGGGCGCGACGGCCTTCCTCGGCTCGGCGCAGCTCGCCGGGGTGAACGCCGCCATCCGCGAGATCAACGCCGCGGGCGGTGTGCTCGGCGCCCCCGTCGAGATCGTCTCGCGGGACTCGGGGGATGCGAGCACCGAGACCGCGGAGGCGTCGTTCGCCGCGTTCGTGGAGAAGGGCGTCGACGTCGTCATCGGCCCGAGCTCCTCGGTGCTCGCCGAGCGACTGCTGCCGAAGGCCGAGGAGGCGGGCATCCCGTTCATCTCGCCGGCCGCCACCTACCCGAGCCTCACGACCGCCGACACGGCGGGCCTGTTCTCGCGCACCATCCCCTCCTACCCGCACCAGGGAACGCTGCTCGGCGCGCTGCTGCCCGAGAAGGGCGCGGATGCGGTGGCGCTCGTGACGAGCGGGGACGAGCTCTCGGCCACCATCCAGGCGCCGCTCGAGGCCGCGCTCGCCGACAACGGCGGCGAGCTGGCCGTCGCGGCCGAGGCGGGCTCGGCCTCCGCCGTGACCGCTGCGGTGGCCAAGGTCACGAAGGCCAAGCCCGACGCCGTCGTGCTCGCGACGCCCGACAACGGCGAGCTCACGCGGGCCCTCATCACGGCGCTGAGCGCCGCGGGCTACGGGGGCGCGAAGCTGTGGCTCACGAGCCAGAACCTCGCCGACTACTCGCAGTCGCTGCCCGCCGGGCTGCTGAACGGCGCGAACGGCGTGCTCGAGGGGGTGCAGCCGGACGACGCCTTCATCGCGAAGCTCAAGGTCGAGGATCCGGGGCTCACCGACCCGCGCTACGCGGCCGAGGCCTACGACGCGACCATGATCGCGGCGCTCGCGGCGACGCTCGCGGGCGACGACGGCGGCCCGTCGATCGCGTCGCGGGTCGTGCAGGCGACGCGCGACGGCATCCGCTGCACGAGCTTCGGCGAGTGCATCGACGTACTGTCGACGGAGCCCGACATCGCCTACGAGGGCATCGTGGGGGCGCTGCGCCTCGACGACGCGGGCGACCCGACATACGCGAGCTACGGGCTCTACGCCTACAACGCGGAGAACAAGTACGGCCGCACGGGGACCGTCAGCGGCTGA
- a CDS encoding holo-ACP synthase, protein MIVGLGVDVVDQARFERAVSRTPRLRERLFAESERGLPLRSLGARFAAKEALIKALGDAEDVHWTDMAIASDATGNPSFVVAGPLAALLERRGIARLHVSMSHDAGIATATVIAEADA, encoded by the coding sequence ATGATCGTCGGGCTGGGCGTCGACGTCGTCGATCAGGCCCGGTTCGAGCGCGCCGTCTCGCGCACGCCGCGGCTGCGCGAGCGCCTGTTCGCCGAGAGCGAACGCGGGCTGCCGCTGCGCTCGCTCGGGGCCCGGTTCGCCGCCAAGGAGGCCCTCATCAAGGCCCTCGGCGACGCCGAGGACGTGCACTGGACCGACATGGCGATCGCCTCGGACGCCACCGGCAACCCCTCGTTCGTGGTCGCCGGCCCGCTCGCCGCGCTGCTCGAGCGGCGCGGCATCGCCCGGCTGCACGTCTCGATGAGCCACGACGCGGGCATCGCGACGGCCACCGTCATCGCCGAGGCCGACGCGTGA
- the tsaE gene encoding tRNA (adenosine(37)-N6)-threonylcarbamoyltransferase complex ATPase subunit type 1 TsaE: protein MTPLELDVPDAEAMEALGARLAAVLRAGDVVLLNGELGAGKTTLTRGLGTALGARGAVTSPTFVLARTHPTTSGVPLVHVDAYRLATAAEVEDLDLDLDGSITVVEWGSGKLDGAVDSWLELDIVRPLGGDPAADDSPRHVRLTPHGPRWVGQTL from the coding sequence GTGACGCCGCTCGAACTCGACGTTCCGGATGCGGAGGCCATGGAGGCGCTCGGCGCACGCCTCGCCGCGGTGCTGCGGGCGGGCGACGTCGTGCTGCTGAACGGCGAGCTGGGTGCCGGCAAGACGACGCTCACGCGCGGGCTGGGTACGGCGCTCGGGGCGCGCGGAGCCGTGACGAGCCCCACGTTCGTGCTCGCACGCACGCACCCGACGACATCCGGGGTGCCGCTCGTGCACGTCGACGCCTACCGGCTCGCGACCGCGGCCGAGGTGGAGGACCTCGACCTCGACCTCGACGGCTCGATCACGGTCGTCGAGTGGGGATCCGGCAAGCTCGACGGCGCCGTCGACTCCTGGCTCGAGCTCGACATCGTGCGCCCGCTCGGCGGCGACCCCGCCGCCGACGACTCGCCCCGCCACGTGCGCCTCACCCCCCACGGCCCACGGTGGGTCGGTCAAACGCTGTAG
- a CDS encoding class I SAM-dependent methyltransferase, whose amino-acid sequence MTPEELRALLSPEGLRLLDEVGTVAADADVVRIVSRLRAAGHSPALVAAVLTQARLRTRARTKFGDFAERMLFTPDGLEQATRLPVAAQHAGRFARAGLASVADLGCGIGADALAFAGLGMRVVAVERDEVTAAIAAYNLAPFPDARVVRGDALAEEPADVDALWFDPARRAGGRRQADPADWSPALDAVFARAAAKPAGVKLGPALDHALLPEGGEAQWVSVDREVVELVVWSGALAREGVGRAALLLGAGGSAELTASGPAPDADPGELGAFLLEPDGAVIRARLIGELARRVDGRMLDPTIAWVTADTEPATPFGQAFRVREELPVDERRLKAALRERGIGTLEIKKRGVDVDPAALRTRLALRGPDAATLVLTRIAGRRAAILADRV is encoded by the coding sequence ATGACGCCGGAGGAGCTGCGCGCGCTGCTGTCGCCCGAGGGGCTGCGGCTGCTCGACGAGGTGGGCACGGTCGCGGCGGATGCGGATGTCGTGCGCATCGTCTCGCGGCTGCGGGCCGCCGGCCACTCCCCCGCGCTCGTGGCGGCCGTGCTCACCCAGGCGCGGCTGCGCACCCGGGCGCGCACCAAGTTCGGCGACTTCGCGGAACGGATGCTGTTCACCCCCGACGGCTTGGAGCAGGCCACCCGCCTGCCGGTGGCGGCGCAGCACGCGGGGCGCTTCGCCCGCGCCGGGCTGGCATCCGTCGCCGACCTCGGCTGCGGCATCGGCGCCGACGCGCTCGCCTTCGCGGGGCTCGGGATGCGGGTGGTCGCGGTCGAGCGCGACGAGGTCACCGCCGCGATCGCCGCCTACAACCTCGCCCCGTTCCCGGACGCGCGCGTCGTGCGGGGCGACGCGCTCGCCGAGGAGCCCGCCGACGTGGACGCCCTGTGGTTCGACCCCGCCCGCCGGGCGGGTGGGCGACGCCAGGCGGACCCCGCCGACTGGTCGCCGGCGCTCGACGCCGTGTTCGCGCGCGCGGCCGCGAAGCCCGCGGGCGTCAAGCTCGGCCCCGCGCTCGACCACGCCCTGCTGCCGGAGGGCGGCGAGGCGCAGTGGGTGTCTGTCGACCGGGAGGTCGTCGAGCTCGTGGTCTGGTCGGGCGCGCTCGCCCGCGAGGGGGTCGGCCGCGCCGCGCTGCTGCTCGGCGCCGGAGGGTCGGCCGAGCTCACGGCATCCGGACCCGCCCCCGACGCGGATCCCGGCGAACTCGGCGCGTTCCTGCTCGAACCCGACGGGGCCGTCATCCGCGCGCGGCTCATCGGCGAGCTCGCACGTCGCGTCGACGGCCGGATGCTCGACCCCACGATCGCCTGGGTGACGGCCGACACGGAGCCCGCGACGCCGTTCGGGCAGGCGTTCCGCGTGCGCGAGGAGCTGCCCGTCGACGAGCGTCGGCTGAAGGCCGCGCTGCGCGAGCGGGGCATCGGCACGCTCGAGATCAAGAAGCGCGGGGTCGACGTCGACCCCGCCGCCCTGCGCACGCGGCTGGCGCTGCGGGGCCCGGATGCGGCGACGCTCGTGCTGACCCGCATCGCGGGACGACGCGCGGCGATCCTCGCCGACCGCGTCTGA
- the alr gene encoding alanine racemase, with the protein MSAPRREARIHLDALAGNLEVLRRTAAPAQLMAVVKADAYGHGALPVARAAVEAGADWLGTADLSEALALRAAGVTAPLLAWLHGGTPDFADAVAAGVDVGVSTPAQLEAAADAGATVHLKVDTGLSRNGIAPEEATAVFARAAELERAGRLRVRGLMSHLSGTSAEDDAAQRAAFAAVIGEAESTGLAPELRHLAASLAVITQPDARFDLVRVGIAMYGLAPDASVDPAVLGLRPVMRLVSEVAAVRRVPAGTGVSYGFTHRTEGETTLALVPLGYADGIPRHASGRAEVAVAGARHAQVGRIAMDQFVVDVGDAPVGVGDEVVVWGDPAAGEPGAGEWAEAAGTIGYEIVTRIGPRVARVPV; encoded by the coding sequence GTGAGCGCCCCGCGGCGCGAGGCCCGCATCCACCTGGACGCGCTCGCCGGCAACCTCGAGGTGCTGCGCCGCACCGCCGCGCCCGCTCAGCTCATGGCCGTGGTCAAGGCCGACGCGTACGGCCACGGGGCGCTCCCCGTGGCGCGGGCCGCGGTCGAGGCGGGCGCCGACTGGCTCGGCACGGCCGACCTCTCCGAGGCCCTCGCCCTGCGGGCCGCGGGCGTCACGGCACCGCTCCTCGCCTGGCTGCACGGCGGCACCCCCGACTTCGCGGATGCCGTGGCCGCGGGTGTCGACGTCGGGGTGTCGACGCCCGCACAGCTCGAGGCGGCGGCCGACGCCGGCGCGACCGTGCATCTCAAGGTCGACACCGGGCTCAGCCGCAACGGGATCGCGCCCGAGGAGGCCACCGCCGTGTTCGCCCGCGCGGCCGAGCTCGAGCGCGCCGGACGCCTGCGGGTGCGCGGCCTTATGAGCCACCTCTCGGGCACCTCGGCCGAGGACGACGCCGCCCAGCGCGCGGCGTTCGCCGCCGTGATCGGCGAGGCGGAGTCCACGGGCCTCGCGCCCGAGCTGCGGCACCTCGCGGCGAGCCTCGCGGTGATCACCCAGCCGGACGCCCGGTTCGACCTCGTGCGCGTCGGCATCGCCATGTACGGGCTCGCGCCCGACGCATCCGTCGACCCGGCGGTGCTCGGGCTGCGACCCGTCATGCGGCTCGTCTCGGAGGTCGCGGCGGTGCGTCGGGTGCCCGCCGGCACGGGCGTCTCGTACGGCTTCACCCACCGCACCGAGGGCGAGACGACGCTCGCGCTCGTGCCGCTCGGCTACGCGGACGGCATCCCGCGTCACGCCTCCGGTCGTGCTGAGGTCGCCGTCGCGGGCGCACGGCACGCGCAGGTGGGCCGGATCGCCATGGACCAGTTCGTGGTCGACGTGGGCGACGCCCCCGTGGGCGTCGGCGACGAGGTGGTCGTGTGGGGCGACCCCGCCGCGGGCGAGCCCGGCGCCGGGGAGTGGGCGGAGGCCGCCGGCACGATCGGCTACGAGATCGTGACGCGGATCGGGCCGCGGGTCGCCCGGGTGCCGGTGTGA